From a region of the Oryza sativa Japonica Group chromosome 6, ASM3414082v1 genome:
- the LOC9267453 gene encoding mitogen-activated protein kinase kinase 3 isoform X1, protein MAGLEELKKKLQPLLFDDPDKGGVSSRVPLPEDTCDSYVVSDGGTVNLLSRSLGEYNINEHGFHKRSTGPEESDSGEKAYRCASHDMHIFGPIGNGASSVVQRAVFIPVHRILALKKINIFEKEKRQQILNEMRTLCEACCYIGLVEFQGAFYMPDSGQISIALEYMDGGSLANVIKIKKSIPEPVLAHMLQKVLLGLRYLHEVRHLVHRDIKPANLLVNLKGEAKITDFGVSAGLDNTMAMCATFVGTVTYMSPERIRNENYSYAADIWSLGLAILECATGKFPYNVNEGPANLMLQILDDPSPTPPKDSYSSEFCSFINDCLQKDADARPSCEQLLSHPFIKRYENTTVDLVAYVKSIVDPTERLKQIAERSMWEFWWLGIKMLAVHYYLLFNGTDGIWHYMKTFYMEESTFSFSGNVYVGQSDIFDTLSNIRKKLKGDCPREKIVHVVEKLHCRAHGETGIAIRVSGSFIVGNQFLICGEGLQAEGMPSLEELSIDIPSKRVGQFREQFIMEPGSSMGCYYILRQDLYIIQA, encoded by the exons ATGGCGGGGCTCGAGGAGCTGAAGAAGAAGCTGCAGCCCCTGCTGTTCGACGACCCGGACAAGGGCGGCGTCAGTAGCAGGGTGCCTCTCCCGGAGGACACCTGCGACTCCTACGTG GTTTCTGATGGTGGAACTGTGAATTTGTTGAGTAGATCATTGGGTGAGTATAACATCAATGAGCATGGCTTTCATAAACGAAGCACTGGGCCAGAGGAGTCAGATTCTGGTGAAAAGGCATACCGATGTGCCTCTCATGATATGCACATATTTGGCCCCATTGGTAATGGTGCAAGCAGTGTTGTGCAGAGAGCTGTTTTTATACCAGTTCATCGAATTTTGGCCTTGaagaagataaatatatttgagAAG gagaagagaCAACAAATTCTGAATGAGATGAGAACATTATGTGAAGCATGTTGTTATATTGGTTTAGTTGAATTCCAGGGTGCATTCTACATGCCTGATTCTGGACAAATAAGCATCGCCCTTGAATACATGGATGGTGGGTCCTTAGCTAATGTTATAAAGATTAAGAAATCAATACCAGAACCAGTTCTTGCACATATGCTGCAGAAAGTATTGCTC GGTTTGCGCTACTTGCATGAAGTAAGACATCTAGTGCATAGAGATATAAAGCCAGCAAATTTGCTGGTAAATCTCAAGGGTGAGGCAAAGATAACAGATTTTGGAGTGAGTGCTGGTTTGGATAATACGATGGCCATG TGTGCTACCTTTGTAGGCACAGTCACATATATGTCACCTGAGAGAATTCGTAACGAGAACTACTCTTATGCTGCTGATATTTGGAGTCTTGGACTAGCAATATTGGAGTGTGCTACTGGTAAATTTCCATATAATGTGAATGAAGGCCCAGCCAACCTCATGCTGCAG ATTCTGGATGATCCATCACCAACACCACCAAAAGATTCTTATTCATCTGAGTTTTGTTCGTTCATCAATGACTGCTTGCAAAAAGACGCTGATGCAAGGCCTTCGTGTGAGCAG CTTTTGTCACACCCATTCATCAAGAGGTATGAAAACACTACCGTGGACTTGGTAGCTTATGTCAAAAGTATTGTTGATCCAACAGAAAGATTAAAGCAAATAGCAGAG AGAAGCATGTGGGAATTTTGGTGGTTGGGAATAAAG ATGCTTGCCGTACATTACTACCTCCTCTTTAACGGCACTGATGGGATTTGGCATTATATGAAGACATTCTACATGGAAGAATCAACTTTCAG TTTCTCAGGGAATGTGTATGTTGGCCAAAGTGACATATTTGATACTTTATCAAATATACGAAAGAAGTTAAAAGGTGATTGTCCTCGAGAGAAAATTGTTCATGTTGTTGAGAAGCTACACTGTCGTGCTCACGGAGAAACAGGAATAGCTATACGTGTGTCTGGATCGTTCATTGTGGGAAACCAATTTCTAATATGTGGTGAAGGGTTGCAAGCTGAAGGGATGCCAAGCTTGGAGGAACTCTCCATCGATATTCCAAGCAAGCGGGTAGGTCAGTTCCGTGAGCAATTTATCATGGAACCAGGAAGTTCCATGGGATGCTACTACATATTAAGGCAAGATCTATACATCATCCAAGCCTGA
- the LOC9267453 gene encoding mitogen-activated protein kinase kinase 3 isoform X3: MHIFGPIGNGASSVVQRAVFIPVHRILALKKINIFEKEKRQQILNEMRTLCEACCYIGLVEFQGAFYMPDSGQISIALEYMDGGSLANVIKIKKSIPEPVLAHMLQKVLLGLRYLHEVRHLVHRDIKPANLLVNLKGEAKITDFGVSAGLDNTMAMCATFVGTVTYMSPERIRNENYSYAADIWSLGLAILECATGKFPYNVNEGPANLMLQILDDPSPTPPKDSYSSEFCSFINDCLQKDADARPSCEQLLSHPFIKRYENTTVDLVAYVKSIVDPTERLKQIAERSMWEFWWLGIKMLAVHYYLLFNGTDGIWHYMKTFYMEESTFSFSGNVYVGQSDIFDTLSNIRKKLKGDCPREKIVHVVEKLHCRAHGETGIAIRVSGSFIVGNQFLICGEGLQAEGMPSLEELSIDIPSKRVGQFREQFIMEPGSSMGCYYILRQDLYIIQA; the protein is encoded by the exons ATGCACATATTTGGCCCCATTGGTAATGGTGCAAGCAGTGTTGTGCAGAGAGCTGTTTTTATACCAGTTCATCGAATTTTGGCCTTGaagaagataaatatatttgagAAG gagaagagaCAACAAATTCTGAATGAGATGAGAACATTATGTGAAGCATGTTGTTATATTGGTTTAGTTGAATTCCAGGGTGCATTCTACATGCCTGATTCTGGACAAATAAGCATCGCCCTTGAATACATGGATGGTGGGTCCTTAGCTAATGTTATAAAGATTAAGAAATCAATACCAGAACCAGTTCTTGCACATATGCTGCAGAAAGTATTGCTC GGTTTGCGCTACTTGCATGAAGTAAGACATCTAGTGCATAGAGATATAAAGCCAGCAAATTTGCTGGTAAATCTCAAGGGTGAGGCAAAGATAACAGATTTTGGAGTGAGTGCTGGTTTGGATAATACGATGGCCATG TGTGCTACCTTTGTAGGCACAGTCACATATATGTCACCTGAGAGAATTCGTAACGAGAACTACTCTTATGCTGCTGATATTTGGAGTCTTGGACTAGCAATATTGGAGTGTGCTACTGGTAAATTTCCATATAATGTGAATGAAGGCCCAGCCAACCTCATGCTGCAG ATTCTGGATGATCCATCACCAACACCACCAAAAGATTCTTATTCATCTGAGTTTTGTTCGTTCATCAATGACTGCTTGCAAAAAGACGCTGATGCAAGGCCTTCGTGTGAGCAG CTTTTGTCACACCCATTCATCAAGAGGTATGAAAACACTACCGTGGACTTGGTAGCTTATGTCAAAAGTATTGTTGATCCAACAGAAAGATTAAAGCAAATAGCAGAG AGAAGCATGTGGGAATTTTGGTGGTTGGGAATAAAG ATGCTTGCCGTACATTACTACCTCCTCTTTAACGGCACTGATGGGATTTGGCATTATATGAAGACATTCTACATGGAAGAATCAACTTTCAG TTTCTCAGGGAATGTGTATGTTGGCCAAAGTGACATATTTGATACTTTATCAAATATACGAAAGAAGTTAAAAGGTGATTGTCCTCGAGAGAAAATTGTTCATGTTGTTGAGAAGCTACACTGTCGTGCTCACGGAGAAACAGGAATAGCTATACGTGTGTCTGGATCGTTCATTGTGGGAAACCAATTTCTAATATGTGGTGAAGGGTTGCAAGCTGAAGGGATGCCAAGCTTGGAGGAACTCTCCATCGATATTCCAAGCAAGCGGGTAGGTCAGTTCCGTGAGCAATTTATCATGGAACCAGGAAGTTCCATGGGATGCTACTACATATTAAGGCAAGATCTATACATCATCCAAGCCTGA
- the LOC9267453 gene encoding mitogen-activated protein kinase kinase 3 isoform X4 yields the protein MHIFGPIGNGASSVVQRAVFIPVHRILALKKINIFEKEKRQQILNEMRTLCEACCYIGLVEFQGAFYMPDSGQISIALEYMDGGSLANVIKIKKSIPEPVLAHMLQKVLLGLRYLHEVRHLVHRDIKPANLLVNLKGEAKITDFGVSAGLDNTMAMCATFVGTVTYMSPERIRNENYSYAADIWSLGLAILECATGKFPYNVNEGPANLMLQILDDPSPTPPKDSYSSEFCSFINDCLQKDADARPSCEQLLSHPFIKRYENTTVDLVAYVKSIVDPTERLKQIAEMLAVHYYLLFNGTDGIWHYMKTFYMEESTFSFSGNVYVGQSDIFDTLSNIRKKLKGDCPREKIVHVVEKLHCRAHGETGIAIRVSGSFIVGNQFLICGEGLQAEGMPSLEELSIDIPSKRVGQFREQFIMEPGSSMGCYYILRQDLYIIQA from the exons ATGCACATATTTGGCCCCATTGGTAATGGTGCAAGCAGTGTTGTGCAGAGAGCTGTTTTTATACCAGTTCATCGAATTTTGGCCTTGaagaagataaatatatttgagAAG gagaagagaCAACAAATTCTGAATGAGATGAGAACATTATGTGAAGCATGTTGTTATATTGGTTTAGTTGAATTCCAGGGTGCATTCTACATGCCTGATTCTGGACAAATAAGCATCGCCCTTGAATACATGGATGGTGGGTCCTTAGCTAATGTTATAAAGATTAAGAAATCAATACCAGAACCAGTTCTTGCACATATGCTGCAGAAAGTATTGCTC GGTTTGCGCTACTTGCATGAAGTAAGACATCTAGTGCATAGAGATATAAAGCCAGCAAATTTGCTGGTAAATCTCAAGGGTGAGGCAAAGATAACAGATTTTGGAGTGAGTGCTGGTTTGGATAATACGATGGCCATG TGTGCTACCTTTGTAGGCACAGTCACATATATGTCACCTGAGAGAATTCGTAACGAGAACTACTCTTATGCTGCTGATATTTGGAGTCTTGGACTAGCAATATTGGAGTGTGCTACTGGTAAATTTCCATATAATGTGAATGAAGGCCCAGCCAACCTCATGCTGCAG ATTCTGGATGATCCATCACCAACACCACCAAAAGATTCTTATTCATCTGAGTTTTGTTCGTTCATCAATGACTGCTTGCAAAAAGACGCTGATGCAAGGCCTTCGTGTGAGCAG CTTTTGTCACACCCATTCATCAAGAGGTATGAAAACACTACCGTGGACTTGGTAGCTTATGTCAAAAGTATTGTTGATCCAACAGAAAGATTAAAGCAAATAGCAGAG ATGCTTGCCGTACATTACTACCTCCTCTTTAACGGCACTGATGGGATTTGGCATTATATGAAGACATTCTACATGGAAGAATCAACTTTCAG TTTCTCAGGGAATGTGTATGTTGGCCAAAGTGACATATTTGATACTTTATCAAATATACGAAAGAAGTTAAAAGGTGATTGTCCTCGAGAGAAAATTGTTCATGTTGTTGAGAAGCTACACTGTCGTGCTCACGGAGAAACAGGAATAGCTATACGTGTGTCTGGATCGTTCATTGTGGGAAACCAATTTCTAATATGTGGTGAAGGGTTGCAAGCTGAAGGGATGCCAAGCTTGGAGGAACTCTCCATCGATATTCCAAGCAAGCGGGTAGGTCAGTTCCGTGAGCAATTTATCATGGAACCAGGAAGTTCCATGGGATGCTACTACATATTAAGGCAAGATCTATACATCATCCAAGCCTGA
- the LOC9267453 gene encoding mitogen-activated protein kinase kinase 3 isoform X2 codes for MAGLEELKKKLQPLLFDDPDKGGVSSRVPLPEDTCDSYVVSDGGTVNLLSRSLGEYNINEHGFHKRSTGPEESDSGEKAYRCASHDMHIFGPIGNGASSVVQRAVFIPVHRILALKKINIFEKEKRQQILNEMRTLCEACCYIGLVEFQGAFYMPDSGQISIALEYMDGGSLANVIKIKKSIPEPVLAHMLQKVLLGLRYLHEVRHLVHRDIKPANLLVNLKGEAKITDFGVSAGLDNTMAMCATFVGTVTYMSPERIRNENYSYAADIWSLGLAILECATGKFPYNVNEGPANLMLQILDDPSPTPPKDSYSSEFCSFINDCLQKDADARPSCEQLLSHPFIKRYENTTVDLVAYVKSIVDPTERLKQIAEMLAVHYYLLFNGTDGIWHYMKTFYMEESTFSFSGNVYVGQSDIFDTLSNIRKKLKGDCPREKIVHVVEKLHCRAHGETGIAIRVSGSFIVGNQFLICGEGLQAEGMPSLEELSIDIPSKRVGQFREQFIMEPGSSMGCYYILRQDLYIIQA; via the exons ATGGCGGGGCTCGAGGAGCTGAAGAAGAAGCTGCAGCCCCTGCTGTTCGACGACCCGGACAAGGGCGGCGTCAGTAGCAGGGTGCCTCTCCCGGAGGACACCTGCGACTCCTACGTG GTTTCTGATGGTGGAACTGTGAATTTGTTGAGTAGATCATTGGGTGAGTATAACATCAATGAGCATGGCTTTCATAAACGAAGCACTGGGCCAGAGGAGTCAGATTCTGGTGAAAAGGCATACCGATGTGCCTCTCATGATATGCACATATTTGGCCCCATTGGTAATGGTGCAAGCAGTGTTGTGCAGAGAGCTGTTTTTATACCAGTTCATCGAATTTTGGCCTTGaagaagataaatatatttgagAAG gagaagagaCAACAAATTCTGAATGAGATGAGAACATTATGTGAAGCATGTTGTTATATTGGTTTAGTTGAATTCCAGGGTGCATTCTACATGCCTGATTCTGGACAAATAAGCATCGCCCTTGAATACATGGATGGTGGGTCCTTAGCTAATGTTATAAAGATTAAGAAATCAATACCAGAACCAGTTCTTGCACATATGCTGCAGAAAGTATTGCTC GGTTTGCGCTACTTGCATGAAGTAAGACATCTAGTGCATAGAGATATAAAGCCAGCAAATTTGCTGGTAAATCTCAAGGGTGAGGCAAAGATAACAGATTTTGGAGTGAGTGCTGGTTTGGATAATACGATGGCCATG TGTGCTACCTTTGTAGGCACAGTCACATATATGTCACCTGAGAGAATTCGTAACGAGAACTACTCTTATGCTGCTGATATTTGGAGTCTTGGACTAGCAATATTGGAGTGTGCTACTGGTAAATTTCCATATAATGTGAATGAAGGCCCAGCCAACCTCATGCTGCAG ATTCTGGATGATCCATCACCAACACCACCAAAAGATTCTTATTCATCTGAGTTTTGTTCGTTCATCAATGACTGCTTGCAAAAAGACGCTGATGCAAGGCCTTCGTGTGAGCAG CTTTTGTCACACCCATTCATCAAGAGGTATGAAAACACTACCGTGGACTTGGTAGCTTATGTCAAAAGTATTGTTGATCCAACAGAAAGATTAAAGCAAATAGCAGAG ATGCTTGCCGTACATTACTACCTCCTCTTTAACGGCACTGATGGGATTTGGCATTATATGAAGACATTCTACATGGAAGAATCAACTTTCAG TTTCTCAGGGAATGTGTATGTTGGCCAAAGTGACATATTTGATACTTTATCAAATATACGAAAGAAGTTAAAAGGTGATTGTCCTCGAGAGAAAATTGTTCATGTTGTTGAGAAGCTACACTGTCGTGCTCACGGAGAAACAGGAATAGCTATACGTGTGTCTGGATCGTTCATTGTGGGAAACCAATTTCTAATATGTGGTGAAGGGTTGCAAGCTGAAGGGATGCCAAGCTTGGAGGAACTCTCCATCGATATTCCAAGCAAGCGGGTAGGTCAGTTCCGTGAGCAATTTATCATGGAACCAGGAAGTTCCATGGGATGCTACTACATATTAAGGCAAGATCTATACATCATCCAAGCCTGA
- the LOC9267453 gene encoding mitogen-activated protein kinase kinase 3 isoform X5, translated as MAGLEELKKKLQPLLFDDPDKGGVSSRVPLPEDTCDSYVVSDGGTVNLLSRSLGEYNINEHGFHKRSTGPEESDSGEKAYRCASHDMHIFGPIGNGASSVVQRAVFIPVHRILALKKINIFEKEKRQQILNEMRTLCEACCYIGLVEFQGAFYMPDSGQISIALEYMDGGSLANVIKIKKSIPEPVLAHMLQKVLLGLRYLHEVRHLVHRDIKPANLLVNLKGEAKITDFGVSAGLDNTMAMCATFVGTVTYMSPERIRNENYSYAADIWSLGLAILECATGKFPYNVNEGPANLMLQILDDPSPTPPKDSYSSEFCSFINDCLQKDADARPSCEQLLSHPFIKRYENTTVDLVAYVKSIVDPTERLKQIAEVTRTEGRALALVMPPE; from the exons ATGGCGGGGCTCGAGGAGCTGAAGAAGAAGCTGCAGCCCCTGCTGTTCGACGACCCGGACAAGGGCGGCGTCAGTAGCAGGGTGCCTCTCCCGGAGGACACCTGCGACTCCTACGTG GTTTCTGATGGTGGAACTGTGAATTTGTTGAGTAGATCATTGGGTGAGTATAACATCAATGAGCATGGCTTTCATAAACGAAGCACTGGGCCAGAGGAGTCAGATTCTGGTGAAAAGGCATACCGATGTGCCTCTCATGATATGCACATATTTGGCCCCATTGGTAATGGTGCAAGCAGTGTTGTGCAGAGAGCTGTTTTTATACCAGTTCATCGAATTTTGGCCTTGaagaagataaatatatttgagAAG gagaagagaCAACAAATTCTGAATGAGATGAGAACATTATGTGAAGCATGTTGTTATATTGGTTTAGTTGAATTCCAGGGTGCATTCTACATGCCTGATTCTGGACAAATAAGCATCGCCCTTGAATACATGGATGGTGGGTCCTTAGCTAATGTTATAAAGATTAAGAAATCAATACCAGAACCAGTTCTTGCACATATGCTGCAGAAAGTATTGCTC GGTTTGCGCTACTTGCATGAAGTAAGACATCTAGTGCATAGAGATATAAAGCCAGCAAATTTGCTGGTAAATCTCAAGGGTGAGGCAAAGATAACAGATTTTGGAGTGAGTGCTGGTTTGGATAATACGATGGCCATG TGTGCTACCTTTGTAGGCACAGTCACATATATGTCACCTGAGAGAATTCGTAACGAGAACTACTCTTATGCTGCTGATATTTGGAGTCTTGGACTAGCAATATTGGAGTGTGCTACTGGTAAATTTCCATATAATGTGAATGAAGGCCCAGCCAACCTCATGCTGCAG ATTCTGGATGATCCATCACCAACACCACCAAAAGATTCTTATTCATCTGAGTTTTGTTCGTTCATCAATGACTGCTTGCAAAAAGACGCTGATGCAAGGCCTTCGTGTGAGCAG CTTTTGTCACACCCATTCATCAAGAGGTATGAAAACACTACCGTGGACTTGGTAGCTTATGTCAAAAGTATTGTTGATCCAACAGAAAGATTAAAGCAAATAGCAGAG GTTACAAGGACTGAGGGGAGAGCACTTGCCCTTGTGATGCCACCAGAATGA
- the LOC9267453 gene encoding mitogen-activated protein kinase kinase 3 isoform X6 gives MAGLEELKKKLQPLLFDDPDKGGVSSRVPLPEDTCDSYVVSDGGTVNLLSRSLGEYNINEHGFHKRSTGPEESDSGEKAYRCASHDMHIFGPIGNGASSVVQRAVFIPVHRILALKKINIFEKEKRQQILNEMRTLCEACCYIGLVEFQGAFYMPDSGQISIALEYMDGGSLANVIKIKKSIPEPVLAHMLQKVLLGLRYLHEVRHLVHRDIKPANLLVNLKGEAKITDFGVSAGLDNTMAMCATFVGTVTYMSPERIRNENYSYAADIWSLGLAILECATGKFPYNVNEGPANLMLQILDDPSPTPPKDSYSSEFCSFINDCLQKDADARPSCEQLLSHPFIKRYENTTVDLVAYVKSIVDPTERLKQIAEAVGWTSHLE, from the exons ATGGCGGGGCTCGAGGAGCTGAAGAAGAAGCTGCAGCCCCTGCTGTTCGACGACCCGGACAAGGGCGGCGTCAGTAGCAGGGTGCCTCTCCCGGAGGACACCTGCGACTCCTACGTG GTTTCTGATGGTGGAACTGTGAATTTGTTGAGTAGATCATTGGGTGAGTATAACATCAATGAGCATGGCTTTCATAAACGAAGCACTGGGCCAGAGGAGTCAGATTCTGGTGAAAAGGCATACCGATGTGCCTCTCATGATATGCACATATTTGGCCCCATTGGTAATGGTGCAAGCAGTGTTGTGCAGAGAGCTGTTTTTATACCAGTTCATCGAATTTTGGCCTTGaagaagataaatatatttgagAAG gagaagagaCAACAAATTCTGAATGAGATGAGAACATTATGTGAAGCATGTTGTTATATTGGTTTAGTTGAATTCCAGGGTGCATTCTACATGCCTGATTCTGGACAAATAAGCATCGCCCTTGAATACATGGATGGTGGGTCCTTAGCTAATGTTATAAAGATTAAGAAATCAATACCAGAACCAGTTCTTGCACATATGCTGCAGAAAGTATTGCTC GGTTTGCGCTACTTGCATGAAGTAAGACATCTAGTGCATAGAGATATAAAGCCAGCAAATTTGCTGGTAAATCTCAAGGGTGAGGCAAAGATAACAGATTTTGGAGTGAGTGCTGGTTTGGATAATACGATGGCCATG TGTGCTACCTTTGTAGGCACAGTCACATATATGTCACCTGAGAGAATTCGTAACGAGAACTACTCTTATGCTGCTGATATTTGGAGTCTTGGACTAGCAATATTGGAGTGTGCTACTGGTAAATTTCCATATAATGTGAATGAAGGCCCAGCCAACCTCATGCTGCAG ATTCTGGATGATCCATCACCAACACCACCAAAAGATTCTTATTCATCTGAGTTTTGTTCGTTCATCAATGACTGCTTGCAAAAAGACGCTGATGCAAGGCCTTCGTGTGAGCAG CTTTTGTCACACCCATTCATCAAGAGGTATGAAAACACTACCGTGGACTTGGTAGCTTATGTCAAAAGTATTGTTGATCCAACAGAAAGATTAAAGCAAATAGCAGAG GCTGTTGGTTGGACCTCGCATCTGGAGTAG